The following coding sequences lie in one Glycine soja cultivar W05 chromosome 16, ASM419377v2, whole genome shotgun sequence genomic window:
- the LOC114391012 gene encoding MDIS1-interacting receptor like kinase 2-like produces MSHNSLNGTIPPQIGSLSNLNTLDLSTNNLFGSIPNTIGNLSKLLFLNLSDNDLSGTIPSEIVHLVGLHTLRIGDNNFTGSLPQEIGRLMNLRILDIPRSNISGTIPISIEKLCNLSHLDVESNDLSGNIPLRIWHMNLKHLSFADNNFNGSIPKEIANLRSIETLWLWKSGLSGSIPKEIWMLRNLTWLDMRQSSFSGSIPRDIGKLRNLKILRMSKSGLSGSIPEEIGKLVNLQILYLGRNNLSGFIPPEIGFLKQLGQLDLSDNFLSGEIPSTIGNLSNLYYLYLYKNSLYGSIPDGVGNLHSLSTIQLSGNSLSGAIPASIGNLVHLDSLFLDGNELSGSIPFTIGNLSKLGELFIHSNELTGPIPASIGNLVNLDSMILNVNKLSGSIPFTIGNLSKLSTLSISYNKLSGSIPFTIGNLSNVRELVFIGNELGGKIPIEMSMLTALESLQLADNDFIGHLPQNICIGGTFKKISAENNNFIGPIPVSLKNCSSLIRVRLQRNQLTGDITDAFGVLPNLDYIELSDNNFYGQLSPNWGKFRSLTSLKISNNNLSGVIPPELAGATKLQQLHLSSNHLTGNIPHDLCNLPLFDLSLDNNNLTGNVPKEIASMQKLQILKLGSNKLSGLIPKQLGNLLNLLNMSLSQNKFQGNIPSELGKLKFLTSLDLGGNSLRGTIPSMFGELKSLETLNLSRNNLSGDLSSFDDMTSLTSIDISYNQFEGPLPNILAFHNAKIEALRNNKGLCGNVTGLERCSTSSGKSHNHMRKNVMIVILPLTLGILILALFAFGVSYHLCQTSTNKEDQATSIQTPNIFAIWSFDGKMVFENIIEATEDFDDKHLIGVGGQGCVYKAVLPTGQVVAVKKLHSVPNGKMLNLKAFTCEIQALTEIRHRNIVKLYGFCSHSQFSFLVCEFLENGSVEKTLKDDGQAMAFDWYKRVNVVKDVANALCYMHHECSPRIVHRDVSSKNVLLDSEYVAHVSDFGTAKFLNPDSSNWTSFVGTFGYAAPELAYTMEVNEKCDVYSFGVLAWEILFGKHPGDVISSLLGSSPSTLVASTLDHMALMDKLDQRLPHPTKPIGKEVASIAKIAMACLTESPRSRPTMEQVANELEMSSSSLMD; encoded by the exons ATGAGTCACAACTCCTTGAATGGAACTATTCCTCCTCAAATTGGTTCCTTATCCAATCTCAACACTCTTGACTTGTCCACTAATAACCTCTTTGGTAGCATTCCCAATACCATTGGTAATCTCTCCAAACTCTTGTTTCTTAATCTTTCTGACAATGATCTCTCTGGTACTATTCCTTCTGAAATAGTACACTTGGTTGGTCTTCATACATTGCGCATAGGTGATAATAATTTCACTGGATCCCTTCCTCAAGAAATAGGTAGATTGATGAATCTGAGAATACTTGATATTCCTCGGTCCAATATCTCAGGGACTATCCCTATCTCAATAGAAAAGTTATGCAATTTGTCTCATCTAGATGTCGAAAGCAACGACCTTTCTGGCAACATTCCACTGAGAATTTGGCATATGAACCTAAAGCATTTGTCATTTGCTGATAATAACTTCAACGGTTCCATCCCCAAAGAAATTGCGAATTTGAGGAGCATCGAGACTCTCTGGCTTTGGAAAAGTGGGCTTTCTGGCTCCATTCCCAAAGAAATTTGGATGCTGAGGAATCTAACATGGCTTGACATGAGGCAATCCAGTTTCAGCGGGTCTATTCCTCGTGATATTGGGAAGTTAAGGAACCTAAAGATTCTTCGTATGTCGAAAAGTGGCTTGTCTGGCTCCATACCCGAAGAAATTGGGAAGTTGGTTAACCTCCAAATTCTATATCTCGGAAGGAATAATCTTTCTGGCTTCATTCCTCCTGAAATTGGTTTTTTGAAACAACTTGGTCAACTTGATTTGTCTGATAACTTTCTCTCTGGTGAAATCCCCTCTACAATTGGAAACTTGAGCAATTTATATTATCTTTACCTTTATAAAAACAGTTTATATGGTTCTATTCCTGATGGAGTGGGAAATCTCCATTCACTTTCCACTATCCAACTGTCGGGCAACAGCCTCTCTGGAGCAATCCCAGCTTCCATAGGCAATTTGGTCCATTTGGACTCCTTGTTCCTTGATGGAAATGAACTCTCTGGGTCCATTCCTTTCACCATTGGAAATTTGTCAAAGCTTGGTGAATTATTTATACACTCTAATGAACTCACTGGACCAATCCCAGCTTCCATAGGCAACTTGGTGAATTTGGACTCCATGATCCTTAATGTAAATAAACTCTCTGGGTCCATTCCTTTCACCATTGGAAATTTGTCAAAGCTTAGTACATTATCTATATCCTATAATAAACTCTCTGGGTCCATTCCTTTCACCATTGGAAATTTGTCAAATGTCAGGGAATTAGTATTTATTGGAAATGAACTTGGTGGCAAGATTCCAATAGAAATGAGCATGCTTACTGCTCTGGAAAGTTTGCAGCTAGCTGACAATGATTTTATAGGCCATTTACCTCAAAACATTTGCATTGGTGGAACGTTCAAAAAAATTTCTGCTGAAAATAACAACTTCATAGGCCCAATTCCAGTGAGTTTGAAGAATTGCTCCAGCCTTATAAGAGTCAGGCTTCAGAGAAACCAGCTAACTGGGGATATAACAGATGCTTTTGGTGTACTTCCAAATTTGGACTACATCGAATTGagtgacaataacttttatggTCAACTTTCACCTAACTGGGGAAAGTTTCGTAGCCTCACAAGCCTCAAGATCTCCAACAATAATTTATCAGGTGTCATACCACCAGAACTAGCTGGGGCAACCAAATTACAACAACTTCACCTGTCCTCAAACCATCTTACAGGAAACATTCCACATGATTTATGTAACTTGCCCTTGTTTGATCTCTCACTCGACAACAATAATCTTACAGGAAATGTTCCCAAAGAAATAGCATCAATGCAGAAACTTCAAATTTTGAAGCTTGGATCAAATAAGTTGTCTGGCTTAATCCCAAAACAACTAGGAAATTTGCTCAATTTATTGAACATGAGTCTGAGCCAAAATAAATTTCAGGGAAATATTCCTTCAGAGCTTGGCAAACTGAAATTTCTTACGAGTCTTGATCTTGGTGGAAATTCTTTGAGAGGAACAATACCTTCAATGTTTGGAGAATTAAAAAGCTTAGAAACACTGAATCTCTCTCGCAATAATCTTTCAGGTGATCTCTCTAGCTTCGATGATATGACGAGCTTGACATCTATTGATATATCATACAACCAGTTTGAGGGTCCACTTCCAAACATTCTAGCCTTCCACAACGCTAAAATTGAAGCATTGAGAAATAATAAAGGCTTGTGTGGCAATGTCACTGGCTTGGAGCGTTGCTCAACATCAAGTGGGAAATCTCATAATCATATGAGGAAGAATGTAATGATAGTAATATTACCTCTTACTTTGGGCATTCTAATACTGGCATTATTTGCTTTCGGAGTCTCGTATCATTTATGCCAAACCTCAACGAACAAAGAAGACCAGGCTACAAGTATACAAACTCCTAACATATTTGCAATATGGAGTTTTGATGGCAAAATGGTATTCGAGAATATTATTGAAGCCACAGAAGATTTTGACGACAAACATCTCATTGGTGTTGGAGGGCAAGGATGTGTTTACAAAGCAGTGCTTCCTACAGGTCAAGTTGTTGCCGTGAAGAAACTCCATTCAGTTCCAAATGGAAAGATGCTCAATCTGAAAGCTTTCACATGTGAGATCCAAGCTTTGACAGAAATTCGACATCGTAACATTGTAAAGTTATATGGGTTTTGTTCACATTCACAATTCTCATTTTTGGTGTGTGAATTCCTGGAGAATGGCAGTGTTGAGAAGACTCTGAAGGATGATGGACAAGCAATGGCATTTGATTGGTATAAGAGGGTGAATGTTGTTAAAGATGTAGCAAATGCTTTGTGCTATATGCACCATGAATGCTCACCTCGAATTGTTCATCGTGATGTATCAAGCAAGAATGTTCTTTTGGATTCCGAATATGTAGCTCATGTCTCAGACTTTGGAACAGCCAAGTTTCTTAATCCAGATTCATCCAATTGGACCTCATTCGTAGGAACCTTTGGATATGCTGCTCCAG AACTTGCATACACAATGGAGGTGAATGAGAAATGTGACGTGTATAGTTTTGGGGTCCTAGCATGGGAAATACTTTTTGGGAAGCACCCTGGTGATGTTATATCTTCTTTATTGGGATCATCTCCATCTACTCTTGTGGCCTCAACACTCGATCACATGGCATTGATGGATAAGTTGGACCAACGTctccctcatccaacaaagccaATTGGTAAGGAAGTGGCATCAATTGCAAAGATAGCAATGGCCTGCTTGACTGAAAGTCCACGATCTCGCCCTACCATGGAGCAGGTTGCCAATGAGCTGGAAATGTCAAGCTCATCTTTAATGGATTAG